In Rhinolophus ferrumequinum isolate MPI-CBG mRhiFer1 chromosome 25, mRhiFer1_v1.p, whole genome shotgun sequence, the following proteins share a genomic window:
- the TMEM45B gene encoding transmembrane protein 45B, whose amino-acid sequence MANFKGHALPGSFFLIVGLWWSVKYPLKYFHQKGKRSQLIHYYQHLEIIEAAIRTLFSVIGILAEQFVPDGPHVHLYTENHWIKLMNWQHSTMYLFFAISGITDMLTYLVTHIPLGVDRLVMAVAAFTEGFLFYHHVHNRPPLDQYIHSLLLCAVFGGALSIFLEVILRDNIVLELFRTSLVLLQGTWFWQIGFVLFPPSGAPAWDQQDDSNIMFITMCFCWHYVAALCIVATNYSLVCCLLHRLKRHGGEIIGIQKLKSDHTCHKALLSGSDEE is encoded by the exons ATGGCAAACTTCAAGGGCCATGCTCTCCCAGGGAGTTTCTTCTTGATAGTTGGACTGTGGTGGTCAGTGAAATACCCATTGAAGTACTTTCatcaaaagggaaaaaggagCCAACTGATTCATTATTATCAGCATCTCGAGATCATTGAAGCTGCAATCAGAACTTTATTTTCAGTCATTG GGATCCTGGCAGAGCAGTTTGTTCCGGATGGGCCCCACGTccacctgtacactgaaaatcaCTGGATAAAGTTAATGAACTGGCAGCACAGCACCATGTATCTATTCTTTGCAATCTCAGGAATCACTGATATGCTCACCTATCTCGTCACCCACATTCCCTTGGGGGTTGACAGATTGGTTATGGCTGTGGCAGCATTCACCGAAG GTTTTCTCTTCTACCACCATGTTCATAACCGACCACCACTGGACCAGTACATCCACTCGCTCCTGCTGTGTGCTGTGTTTGGAGGCGCTCTCAGTATCTTCTTAGAGGTGATCCTTCGGGACAATATTGTGCTGGAACTTTTCCGAACCAGTCTCGTTCTTCTTCAAGGCACCTGGTTCTGGCAG ATTGGGTTTGTGCTCTTCCCACCCTCTGGAGCACCCGCATGGGACCAGCAAGATGACTCAAACATCATGTTCATCACCATGTGTTTCTGCTGGCACTACGTGGCTGCCCTCTGCATTGTGGCCACCAACTACTCTCTTGTTTGCTG CCTTTTGCATCGGTTAAAGAGGCATGGAGGAGAAATCATTGGGATTCAGAAGCTGAAGTCAGATCACACTTGCCACAAGGCCCTCTTGAGTGGTTCAGATGAGGAGTGA